The following nucleotide sequence is from Tardiphaga alba.
CTCATCTCGTTGCCGATGACGAATGTATCGACGCCGCCGCGTTGCGCGACATCGGCCAGGCGCACGATCTCGGCTTTATAGGACGCAAAGAAGCCGTTGATATCCGTCGGTGACAATGCGAAGGACGTGGTTCCATCGAGCGGCGAGATCGCCGCCTTGAACACCACCGACAATCCCGCAGCTTCCGCCGCCTTGAAACCGGCCAGCAGGCTTGCATCGCTTTCGGTCTTGCCGGCATGCGCGAACACGTCGCTGGTCGTCTTGTTCGTGGTCCAGATACGCGCGGTGAGGCTTACCGAATTGGAACCAAGCGCTGCGATCTGCTGGAACGACTGCGCAGCGGAGGCGCTGGCGAATTGTCCGTTCCACTCCGACAAGGCACCGAAGCCCTGCACGTCAAAAAGATTTGCCACTGAATGATCTCCGGTCCGCGGTTTCGTGGACGCTTAGCGCAATGAATTAACGGCAGCCTTAAGAGACCGATCCAAAGTTTTCCGAAAGCGAAAATTCAAATGGCGACTATCAAAGACGATCCGTTGCGTGATCTCTGCAACACAACGCAACACAGTTCCTGCCAAGGAACAGCGCATCTGCCGCGTGTTTCGGCAAATCTGTCGTTGCGCACCATCGCAACTCACTCATCAGTTCCACGCCGGAACAACAAAGCCGGCGCACATGTCGTGCGCCGGCTTGCGACGAAAGTTGCGATTCGTCGTGGTCAGCTGTTCTTCTGTTTAATGAGCGCAATCAGCGCGGCATCACGTTGCGTCACGAGATCCGTGCGCGATCGACCGGCGGCCTCCTGTGCAATCCCCTCGATCAGCGCGGCATTGACCTCGGGTCCGAGCTGCGGTGTGCCGAGATCGCGCCACCAGTCTTCCATCGCCGGGCCGATGTGATCGAGGAAATGCTTCATCCCGCCTTCGCCGCCGGCGAGGCTGAAGATCATATGCGGCCCCATGATCGCCCAGCGCAAACCTGGCCCCTGAGCAATCGCCGTATCGACATCCTCGACACTGGCGATGCCGCTCGCCACCGCATGCACGGCTTCGCGCCACAAGGCGGCCTGCAGACGATTGGCGAGATGGCCGGGGACCTCCTTGTTGAGACGGATCGGCGCCTTGCCGGTGTGGCGATAGAAACCGTCGAGCCAAGTCAGCACCTCGGGCGACGTGGCCTTGCCGCCGACGATCTCCACCAGCGGAACCAGATGCGGCGGATTGAAGGGATGGCCGACGGCGAAGCGTTCGGGATGCTTCAACCCGACCTGCAACTCGCTCATCACGAGACCGGACGTGCTCGACGCCACGATCGCATCGGGCTTCATGCAGGCTTCCATCTGCGCATAGAGCTGACGCTTGATGTCGGCGCGCTCGGGTCCGCTCTCCTGCACGAATTCGGCATCGCGCAGGGCTTCGGCCAGATCCGTGGTGAAGCGCCAGGGCTTTGGCGTGGTGTCGCTTGCAACGCCGAGCGCGACCAGCCCCTGCCATGCATTGGTGATCAATGCGCGCGTGGTGGCTTCAGCGGATGATTGCGGATCATAGACGGTGACGTCGAGCCCATGGGCCAGAAACAAGGCGGCCCAGCTGGCTCCAATGGTGCCTGATCCGACAATGGCGACATGGCGGACGGCATTCGGTGCGATGAGTGGCATATGCGATCGATCTCTGCGTGCGTTTTCCCACCCGCAGTGTGACCGGTCGGAACCGGCATCGCAATCACCTCCTGCGTGCGCCAGCCCGCTGCACGCAAGTTCGGCTCACTCCCCGCCCAGCCCCAGCCGGTTCGGCATGCGCTTCTCGATATTGAATTTGAGCAAGGCTGCAGAGCGGAAGATGCCATGGGCGAATTTGCCGTAAGGCAGTGTCACGAACAGCGCCATCACCGTGCCGAGATGGATCGCCAGCCACAGCGCCATGAAGCGGGTGTCGCGCAGCACCAAGAGCAGCAGGCCGGTGACGGACACCAGCAGCAGCAGCATGATGAAACCACGGTCCATGGCGTTCTGCTTCACGTCGGCGCGCAGCGCGTCGCGCTTGAAATTCAGCCAAAGCAGGCCAACCGGGCCGATGATGAGTCCGATGCCGCCAAGCGTGCCGAGGATCACCGGCGCGCTGGTGTAGGCATAGGGCGCCTGCAGCTTCCAGATATAGTGATACAGCGTCGCTACACAGGTGGAGGCGAAGCACAGCAGGAAGCCGTAGAGCGTGAACTGATGGAAGCGACGGCGCCACAGCGTGAACGCATCGTCGCCCTCGTTGCAGCCATCGCCATGTCCGCCACCGAGATATTTTAGGCGCGCCACATCGTGGACGGCCTCGGCCACGGCCGGCACGCGCGCTTGCGCAGCAGCTTTGATGTCTGCGGGCGTGCCATCCTTGGTCGGCGACACTTCGCGCCAGAACTTGATCACGCCGATCATCAGCGCAAGGATGGAGAAGCCGAACACGGAGCCGAACAGCAGCGCCATGAAATTATGCGGAAAGATCGCGTAGAAATTACCCTTTAGGGGTTCGTGGATCAACCTACCATTCATGGCGATCGCCAGGATCATGAACAGTGCGAGGCCGCCGGACAGCGCGAAAGCGACGGTAAGGCCGGCCTTCTCGTAGAGCTTTCCGAATGCGCGCGGCCACGCATAATCCTGATAGG
It contains:
- a CDS encoding 3-hydroxyacyl-CoA dehydrogenase NAD-binding domain-containing protein, whose protein sequence is MPLIAPNAVRHVAIVGSGTIGASWAALFLAHGLDVTVYDPQSSAEATTRALITNAWQGLVALGVASDTTPKPWRFTTDLAEALRDAEFVQESGPERADIKRQLYAQMEACMKPDAIVASSTSGLVMSELQVGLKHPERFAVGHPFNPPHLVPLVEIVGGKATSPEVLTWLDGFYRHTGKAPIRLNKEVPGHLANRLQAALWREAVHAVASGIASVEDVDTAIAQGPGLRWAIMGPHMIFSLAGGEGGMKHFLDHIGPAMEDWWRDLGTPQLGPEVNAALIEGIAQEAAGRSRTDLVTQRDAALIALIKQKNS
- the tcuB gene encoding tricarballylate utilization 4Fe-4S protein TcuB, giving the protein MPPVTELAPPQDGACQGGINLADAMTAGEAEIARVMQICNACRYCEGFCAVFPAMTRRLEFNAADTHYLANLCHNCGSCLYACQYAPPHEFAVNVPQAMAKVRVRTYQDYAWPRAFGKLYEKAGLTVAFALSGGLALFMILAIAMNGRLIHEPLKGNFYAIFPHNFMALLFGSVFGFSILALMIGVIKFWREVSPTKDGTPADIKAAAQARVPAVAEAVHDVARLKYLGGGHGDGCNEGDDAFTLWRRRFHQFTLYGFLLCFASTCVATLYHYIWKLQAPYAYTSAPVILGTLGGIGLIIGPVGLLWLNFKRDALRADVKQNAMDRGFIMLLLLVSVTGLLLLVLRDTRFMALWLAIHLGTVMALFVTLPYGKFAHGIFRSAALLKFNIEKRMPNRLGLGGE